Genomic window (Ranitomeya variabilis isolate aRanVar5 chromosome 8, aRanVar5.hap1, whole genome shotgun sequence):
GAAGCTTGGAGAAGGCAGTTTTGGCAGGGTCATGCTGGCGACACATCAACCCAGCGGACTTCAGCTGGCTGTCAAGATGGTCAAGAAGAGGGAATTGTTGGAGTACGCTAAACACACCATCCGCTTAGAGAGAGAGGTCCTGGAAATCACTGAAGACAGCAGATTCTTCACACAtgcctatgggaccttccagacagCGGTAAGAGACTCCTCACTTTCTAAAAATTCCTTTCTCCCTATCATGTCCAGTTGCTTCCATTAGATTGTAAATTCAATCTTTGCCTGTGGAAATGAGTAGCCCTGCTGCATGGTCTATGTGCCTGTATTCCCTGGGCGCCATTACTGGTGGCTATCATTAGAGGATTTTGACTTAATTTTCGCCCTGGACACCTCTCCAGTGTGTGCAGACAAGGAGACATGTCTTCTGGACACACAGTAGAGGTCCCAGAACCATAGTAAATGTTATAaggatggataaaatctgcattattTACAATCATCTTCCCTCCTCTCGCACAGGACTATGCATTTTATGCCATGGAATATCTGAGTGGTGGCGAGTTGACTGCATTTATCAACTCCAGAGGCCCCCTGGATGTCTGCACGACCAGGTAAGAGAACAGCCGCTCTGTGATATCTGTGGCCGCTGTCTCCCCTCATAGTTATTAGTGGTGCATTAGAACAATTAATGCtgataggattttttttcttccttattagGTTCCTTGCAGCAGAAATCTTGAGTGGAATACAGTTTCTCCACAGTCGGGGGATTATTCACCGGTAATAAGTCATTTCTTCTTTTATACATAGGGAAAGATTTACTATGGGAAATAGATAAATGTGCCAGAATTGTGGTGTTATTTGTGCCAAAAATCTGGTGAACAGGACGTGTACCACATTTATGAAGTGTTTTAGACCCTTTTTTGGGCTCACTCGAAGAGGGGACAAGGCTTTTATGGAAATGGGAATAGTTTGATAGGAATCCATGTGGTTTACAATGTCACAACGTGCAACTAAACTGTAACCAGATTTTTGTGAAAATTATTGGCTCTAAGTAATTAAAACAATAGTGGTGTAACATCAGACAAAAGTCTCTGAAGATGCTCCTAATTTGTCAAACAGTCACTGTGATGAATTTGGCGCATATTCAGACGGCCTGGTATATgtctacacaagataggattagtgaatctgcccccagtgtttagtgagtggtcctgtgaagcccccacagtaaccagcactacagctcatctatgtctgattcacagaactatttttctttctttttaagggATTTAAAACCAGACAACATTCTTCTGGACGGCGATGGACACGCTAAGATTGCTGATTTTGGCCTTGCTGCTATGAATGTATTTGGCTGTCAGAAGATCAGAGGCTTTCAAGGCACTCCTGGCTATATGGCTCCTGAGGTGACTATGTGACTACTAATATCTCATACTTTATTATCCACCTGCAATTCTCCCTTAATGTGGAGCTTGTGGAATCACAGATCTATCACCACAGCGGCCCACATTTACTAACGCTAACTAATAGATAGACTGTGTAagggcccccatacatattagactaaagtcagccAAACCGGCCAATATCAGAAGCATCAGCCAACATTCTAATGTGTACTGGGGCCTCTAGACTCTATATCCAGGAGGAGAAGGATCTAGCACATTGGATTTCCAATGATCAAtcctttattttttggagtctgGCAGAGTTTCTCTAATAGAGAACATAGAAGTTCTTGGCTGAACTGTGAGTTCCTGTTCATGGGAGAGGTAGCTATCAACCAAATGATCTTTTGGCTGACATGTATTATGTATGGGGGCTTAGGTGTGGAAAAACTCTACCAGTAAACATGGACCACAATTGTTTTCTCTCTCCCAGGATGGACAATGTACTAACTTACTCTTCTAATCTTATGTTTCTACAGATGGCTCGTCGACAGCCCTATAATTACACTGTTGACCTGTTCGCTTTTGGGGTCACAGTCTACCAAATGGCCACAGGATATTCCCCGTTTTACTCTGGTTCGTGTTTACGAAGGGTTGCCTATTCAGTGACATGTGATAAACCTTGCTATCCAAACACCATGGATTCTCAGCTGAGGGATGTCATAGAGAGAGTGAGTAAATAGACAAATATACCTGGAGACATAGGAAGCATAGACCAGTCATGAGTTTTGATAATACACCGTACATTTCATCACCACTGTATTGGGTATTTCAGCTTTATCCAATAGAAGGAATTGGGACAATGCTGGAGCCCCGGGACAGCCTCTCCTATATTCCTATATGTACAGCGTTCTCATCTACAGGCCAATTTATACAATAAAGAGGCTGCGGCGCTCACCAAAACCTCTCCACACAGGGTATCGGTCCCTGACTGATCaactactgatgacctatcctgtgCTATCCTGTCCTATCCTGTACTATCCGATCCTGTACCATCCTATCCTGTCCTATCCGATCCTGTACCATCCTGTTCTGTACTATCCAGTCTTATCCTGTCCTATCCTATCCTTTACTTTACTATCGTATCCTGTATTATCCTATCTTATCCTGTCCTATCGCATTTGTTCCTAGCAATGGCTGTTTAAATAAATTCATCTTTCTGTAAGAAAATTAGAAATCAATTCTGTAACTGCTTTTTTTCTGAGATTATTTCTATTATTACTTGTGATATAATAATGGTTCTTATTTATTTGCAGCTCTTGTGTAAAACACCAAAGAAGAGGCAGGATGTTTGCAGCAATTTAAAAGGACATCCATTCTTCTCGCCCATAAACTGGAAGGAATTAGAGGCGGGAAGGTCACTTCCACCATTTACAATGAAACCTGTAAGTGCACAGCGTTATTTTATTATAATGTCACCTGCTCGTCTGTGTAATGTGATAATAACGTGTAAGAAATACTCAAATAATGAGTAACAATCCTACATAGTGTAGGCCAGAATGTGTTTATCCTCCCCTGCTGGTAAATGGGAGGAATTacagtatggggcaggatggacaggCTTTTACATATTTCTCAAAAGTGTAATTATTGTCCCCAATTCTTCAGAAGGCCACTTAGTGAATAACTTGGATTCGTTATGCTGTGTTCACACTCTGCATTTTTTTTGCGAAAGAGCCATGTTGCTCTTGCAATTTTCGGAAGAAAAACCACAACAGAATTATGAATTTTTGTTGATACTGCGGCAAAAGAACCCGATGTGGTTGCAACGTGTGACCAAAAGTTTATGGTGCAGTTGTAGCAGATGTGGATACCGCAGATTGCCAGGCAGCACCAGTAGTTGACTTGTTCTCAAGCTGCAGGTAACGATGCATCATGGCGAATAGCGGTAATCTGCACGCGGTTACCACGGCTCATCCACAATCTGTACAGGTGCCCTCAGGAGGGGACGGATATAATTAAATACCTAATGAAGTAACCAGACTAATTTGTCTTCTTCTATAGATCCCAGTTTTGGAAACCAGCAAACAAATTGAATTGGACCAAGTGATGTCTGGCATTGAAGCTCAGGAACCACCTATAACCCCGAAGGACCAGCGGCTGTTCTGTGGCTTCTCCTACATCAGCA
Coding sequences:
- the LOC143787617 gene encoding protein kinase C theta type-like, which translates into the protein MNVFGCQKIRGFQGTPGYMAPEMARRQPYNYTVDLFAFGVTVYQMATGYSPFYSGSCLRRVAYSVTCDKPCYPNTMDSQLRDVIERLLCKTPKKRQDVCSNLKGHPFFSPINWKELEAGRSLPPFTMKPIPVLETSKQIELDQVMSGIEAQEPPITPKDQRLFCGFSYISNRWKSIESRRNNSNGNITYSPPPNT